From Proteiniborus sp. MB09-C3, the proteins below share one genomic window:
- a CDS encoding PTS sugar transporter subunit IIB has translation MIKIMLVCSAGMSTSLLVTKMRATAVKNNIEVNIFAVAEADVKKHLDEVDVVLLGPQVRFLLTKMKELLGPKGIPVDVINGIDYGMMNGEKVLNQALGLMGMAKVE, from the coding sequence ATGATTAAAATTATGCTTGTTTGTTCTGCAGGAATGTCTACTAGCTTACTAGTAACTAAGATGAGAGCTACGGCAGTAAAGAATAATATTGAAGTAAACATATTTGCAGTAGCAGAGGCAGATGTAAAAAAACATCTAGATGAGGTAGATGTTGTATTGCTTGGTCCTCAGGTTAGATTTCTTTTAACAAAAATGAAGGAGCTTTTAGGACCAAAAGGAATACCTGTAGATGTAATTAACGGCATAGATTATGGAATGATGAACGGGGAAAAGGTATTAAATCAGGCATTGGGACTAATGGGGATGGCAAAAGTGGAGTAA
- a CDS encoding MupG family TIM beta-alpha barrel fold protein, giving the protein MHKLGVSIYPQNASIEENKKYLGLAAKHGFTRVFTCLISMKGDKEKAIREFSEIMNYAKSLGMEVIADISPSIFYEFNIDYKELRFFSELGLAGIRLDLGFTGIEESIMTFNPYGLKIEINMSNGTRYLDNILSYIPNKENLIGCHNFYPHRYTGLSRKHFIECSRRYKDYGIETAAFISSKAATFGPWPVNEGLCTLEEHREIPIEIQAKDLFNTDLIDNVIIANSFASEDELKLLGEMNKNILCLSVNIYKNVPETERKIILDEIHFNRGDVSEYMIRSTQSREKYAGHHFQVFNAKDIEIGDVLLDSSLYERYAGELQIALKSMKNSGKTSIVAKIDEEEIYLLEHIRPWQKFIFVEKCQNPML; this is encoded by the coding sequence ATGCATAAATTAGGAGTTTCTATATATCCTCAAAATGCTAGCATAGAAGAAAATAAAAAATATCTAGGCTTGGCGGCAAAGCATGGATTTACTAGAGTGTTTACCTGCCTTATCTCTATGAAGGGGGATAAGGAAAAAGCTATTAGAGAATTCAGTGAAATTATGAATTATGCTAAATCCTTAGGAATGGAAGTCATAGCAGATATATCTCCTTCAATCTTTTATGAGTTCAATATTGATTATAAAGAGCTAAGATTTTTTTCGGAATTAGGTTTAGCGGGTATAAGGCTTGACTTAGGTTTTACCGGAATTGAAGAGAGCATAATGACCTTTAACCCATATGGATTAAAGATTGAAATAAATATGAGCAATGGAACAAGATATTTAGATAATATTTTATCTTATATTCCAAACAAGGAGAATCTTATTGGCTGCCATAATTTTTATCCTCACAGATATACTGGACTTTCAAGAAAACACTTTATTGAATGCTCTAGAAGGTATAAAGATTATGGAATAGAAACAGCTGCTTTCATCTCCTCGAAAGCAGCTACTTTTGGTCCATGGCCGGTTAATGAAGGACTTTGCACTTTAGAGGAACACAGGGAGATCCCCATAGAAATCCAAGCCAAGGATTTATTTAATACAGATTTAATTGATAATGTAATAATAGCAAATAGCTTTGCTTCCGAAGATGAACTTAAATTGCTTGGCGAAATGAATAAGAATATTTTGTGTCTGAGTGTGAATATATATAAAAATGTACCAGAGACTGAAAGGAAAATTATACTAGATGAAATCCATTTCAATAGAGGAGATGTATCAGAATATATGATACGTTCTACTCAAAGCAGAGAAAAATATGCAGGTCATCATTTTCAAGTATTCAATGCTAAAGACATTGAGATAGGAGATGTTTTATTAGACAGTAGTCTATATGAGAGATATGCAGGGGAACTTCAAATAGCACTAAAGTCTATGAAAAATAGCGGTAAAACAAGTATAGTGGCTAAAATAGATGAAGAAGAAATATATCTTCTAGAGCATATAAGACCTTGGCAAAAATTTATCTTTGTTGAAAAGTGTCAAAACCCTATGTTATAA
- a CDS encoding sigma-54-dependent transcriptional regulator, which yields MSIIDKVYEVLCKLEESMPEGVSASDIGAAMNINRSNASRYLNILYKENRVEKIQGRPVLYKSIIKDSSHQIENGKYSLDKMVGAALSLAIPIQKAKAAVLYPPRGLHTLILGETGVGKSMFAELMYRFAVESKVLQEKAPFIRFNCADYADNPNLLTAQIFGVRKGAYTGADTNRDGLLKKAHEGFLFLDEVHRLSPQGQEMLFTYIDKGFFRPLGTAEVVEYANVRIVAATTEEPQSYLLKTFTRRIPMVITLPALGDRSLMERYSLIETFIKEESLRVSKSIYINKNSLVAYLLYDCPSNIGQLKSDIQLACAKAFLNYKSSNDSYILISQSDLPNHVIQGLMKIKYHRKEIEQILNSTDDILKFNQDKKQKIYIGDEYSNGEDFYSSIEKKLESLKNIGIDEKEANEILNIDIETHFQKYIGNISDKLRREELSKIVNIEVLKLVEEILLLAQQSLLKEFDEKIYSGLALHLERSIERVKKGEKIYNPRLNFIRINYEEEFLFATKIAKLIDNKFSIETPIDEIGYLAMFFSATSSKADIEESNKVRVLVIMHGKTTASSMADVANSLIGEEYAEALDMPLSMKPEAMYEIAKRKALDINEDRGVIILVDMGSLTSFGDMIMEDTGIECKTIDMVSTPLVIDVCRKAMMGYELKEIYYSIIEKNMQSNEKSERRKNKRMDAIITACFTGEGSSKRLMGIIEEQIKKEGQIKIIPININIDFKKRLDELKESYNILAIVGTVDMDTGHIPFIPAIEILDGYGIYKIKEIIKEEDIFFKIGKSLNDHMVIVEGEEIAGEVKHVIRSIEKDLKMKISNDVKMGIALHISFLVDNILNGISSRSFDNLSEYKDIYRKELKQIKKCLEPLEVQYGINIEESELAHITKLFLSNNNSVK from the coding sequence ATGAGTATTATTGATAAGGTATATGAAGTGCTTTGTAAGCTAGAAGAAAGCATGCCTGAAGGTGTCTCTGCTTCTGATATTGGAGCAGCTATGAATATTAACCGTTCCAATGCTAGTAGATATTTGAATATATTATATAAGGAAAACAGGGTTGAAAAGATTCAGGGAAGACCTGTTTTATACAAATCAATCATTAAAGACTCATCTCATCAAATAGAGAATGGCAAATACAGCTTGGATAAAATGGTTGGTGCAGCTTTAAGCTTAGCCATACCTATACAAAAAGCCAAGGCTGCTGTTTTATATCCCCCTAGAGGGCTGCACACATTAATATTAGGAGAAACAGGCGTTGGTAAATCAATGTTTGCAGAATTAATGTATAGATTCGCTGTGGAATCTAAGGTACTACAGGAAAAAGCTCCTTTTATAAGATTTAACTGTGCAGATTATGCAGATAATCCTAATCTATTAACAGCACAAATATTTGGTGTCAGAAAAGGCGCTTATACTGGTGCAGATACTAACAGAGATGGTCTTTTAAAAAAGGCACATGAAGGATTTCTATTTCTGGATGAGGTGCACAGACTATCTCCTCAAGGACAGGAAATGTTGTTTACATATATAGATAAGGGCTTTTTTAGGCCCTTGGGAACGGCCGAAGTTGTTGAATACGCTAATGTAAGAATAGTTGCTGCTACTACTGAAGAACCTCAGTCTTATCTACTCAAAACCTTTACGAGAAGGATACCTATGGTCATAACCTTACCTGCATTAGGAGACAGGAGTTTAATGGAAAGGTATTCTCTTATAGAAACCTTCATAAAAGAAGAATCCTTAAGAGTCAGTAAAAGCATATACATAAATAAAAATTCCCTTGTTGCATATTTGCTCTATGATTGTCCAAGCAATATAGGACAGTTAAAGAGTGATATACAGCTGGCATGTGCAAAAGCCTTTCTGAACTACAAATCAAGCAATGATAGCTACATACTCATAAGCCAATCTGATTTGCCCAACCATGTAATACAGGGTCTGATGAAAATAAAATACCATAGAAAAGAAATTGAACAAATATTGAATTCCACAGATGATATATTGAAGTTTAATCAGGATAAAAAGCAAAAAATCTACATTGGTGATGAGTACAGTAATGGCGAAGATTTCTATAGTTCAATTGAAAAAAAGCTGGAGTCCTTAAAAAATATTGGCATTGACGAAAAAGAAGCTAACGAGATACTGAATATAGACATAGAAACTCATTTTCAAAAATACATTGGCAATATATCTGACAAGCTTAGAAGAGAAGAGCTTTCAAAAATAGTAAACATAGAAGTACTGAAGCTAGTAGAAGAAATACTGCTATTAGCACAACAAAGCTTGCTAAAAGAATTTGATGAAAAAATATATTCTGGCTTGGCATTGCATTTAGAAAGGAGTATTGAAAGAGTTAAAAAAGGCGAAAAAATATATAATCCCAGGTTAAATTTTATTAGAATAAATTATGAAGAAGAATTCCTATTTGCCACTAAAATAGCTAAACTAATTGATAATAAATTTAGCATAGAAACACCCATAGATGAGATTGGCTATTTAGCAATGTTTTTCTCTGCCACTTCATCTAAAGCCGATATTGAAGAGTCAAACAAAGTAAGAGTTCTTGTAATAATGCATGGGAAGACTACTGCAAGCAGTATGGCAGATGTAGCTAACAGCCTCATAGGGGAAGAATACGCAGAGGCTTTAGATATGCCTCTCAGTATGAAGCCTGAAGCAATGTATGAAATAGCTAAGAGAAAGGCTTTAGACATAAATGAAGACAGGGGTGTAATAATACTTGTAGATATGGGTTCTCTTACTAGCTTTGGAGACATGATTATGGAGGACACAGGAATAGAATGTAAGACCATTGATATGGTAAGTACTCCTTTAGTCATTGATGTTTGCAGAAAAGCTATGATGGGATATGAATTAAAGGAGATATACTATTCTATTATAGAAAAAAACATGCAATCCAATGAAAAATCAGAAAGAAGGAAAAATAAAAGAATGGATGCCATAATAACGGCCTGCTTCACTGGCGAGGGTTCATCAAAACGCTTGATGGGAATAATAGAAGAGCAGATAAAAAAAGAAGGACAAATCAAAATAATCCCAATCAATATCAATATAGACTTTAAGAAAAGATTAGATGAGCTAAAGGAAAGCTATAACATTCTAGCCATAGTAGGAACAGTGGATATGGATACAGGCCATATTCCCTTCATACCTGCCATTGAAATCTTAGACGGGTATGGAATATACAAAATAAAAGAAATAATAAAAGAAGAAGATATATTTTTCAAAATAGGAAAATCTCTAAATGATCATATGGTCATTGTTGAGGGCGAAGAGATTGCAGGTGAGGTAAAGCATGTAATAAGAAGTATTGAAAAGGATTTAAAAATGAAGATATCAAACGATGTAAAAATGGGTATTGCATTACATATTAGCTTTTTAGTAGATAATATCTTAAATGGCATTAGTTCTAGAAGCTTTGACAATTTAAGTGAGTACAAAGACATATACAGAAAAGAATTAAAACAGATTAAAAAATGCTTAGAGCCATTAGAAGTGCAATATGGGATCAATATTGAGGAAAGTGAACTAGCCCATATAACCAAGCTGTTTTTGTCAAATAATAATAGTGTGAAATAG
- a CDS encoding CoA pyrophosphatase codes for MDIFYVEQMFKERKGKPLELENNYAVLLPLINIDGKWNVLFEVRSEKLDRQPNEISFPGGKIEEKETFREGAIRETCEELNIEPDNIALLGELDYIVSVNSAIYGFVGILENLDVDYIQYSENEVDHVFTVPLDFFLNNEPETHYTRLEVTPNENFPYHLIQNGRGYNWNKGSQAVHFYVYGDYVIWGMTARFIKNFVNIVKKDIK; via the coding sequence ATGGATATTTTTTATGTTGAACAGATGTTTAAAGAGCGTAAAGGAAAGCCCTTGGAGCTAGAAAATAATTATGCTGTGCTTTTACCACTGATAAATATAGACGGGAAATGGAATGTTTTGTTTGAGGTTCGTTCAGAAAAACTAGACAGGCAACCAAATGAGATATCATTTCCAGGGGGGAAAATAGAAGAAAAAGAGACATTTAGAGAAGGTGCCATTAGAGAGACTTGCGAAGAGCTAAATATTGAGCCTGATAATATAGCTTTATTAGGAGAGCTAGACTATATAGTATCTGTAAATAGTGCCATATATGGTTTTGTAGGGATACTTGAGAACCTTGATGTAGATTATATTCAGTATAGTGAAAATGAAGTAGACCATGTATTTACAGTACCCTTGGACTTTTTTCTAAATAATGAACCGGAAACACATTATACAAGGCTAGAGGTTACTCCTAATGAGAATTTTCCCTACCATCTAATACAAAATGGCAGAGGCTATAATTGGAATAAGGGCAGTCAAGCTGTGCATTTTTATGTCTATGGGGATTATGTAATATGGGGTATGACTGCTAGATTTATTAAAAACTTTGTTAATATAGTCAAAAAAGATATAAAATAA
- a CDS encoding GGDEF domain-containing phosphodiesterase, which yields MLEVLLVLIIIVALLIVIIARQRKRNGEKYIEDQLTKQDKYDALTGLPNEKHLNEFLAKKIESKMAGDKKQFLISIRVTNYNEIVAGYGYRLMDEVIISMVRRIELIFNGIGKLFRSGKEEFIVLVNMDEDIHNLDSIIESLNETISIGFNTEAGIIFINMAMGILSITNKYNNVNKMINDLILSTDWAEKSDNANYVYYSESIREKLRKDVKLETLLRAAIDNMELSLLYQPQIDPKTNKMVGVEALLRWDNDELGQIPPFVFIPIAEKIGVINDISNWVIKEACKQNKKWQEKGLPKIPVSVNLSPVQFKDNKISDEIREILEECELEGKYLGIEITEGTLVENRQDINEKLCSLKAMGISISIDDFGTGYSSLGYLRELAFDNIKIDREFIKDYPDNDDGVIAKIILSLSRELKINSVAEGVETKEQLDFIMNNGGDFIQGYYYSPPVSAGKIEELLTKKNESA from the coding sequence ATGCTTGAAGTATTATTAGTTTTAATTATTATTGTTGCATTATTGATTGTAATTATAGCAAGACAACGGAAGCGTAATGGTGAAAAATACATTGAAGACCAGCTTACTAAACAGGATAAGTATGATGCATTAACAGGCCTTCCAAATGAAAAACATTTAAATGAGTTTTTAGCAAAGAAAATAGAATCAAAAATGGCAGGAGATAAAAAACAGTTCTTGATATCTATTAGAGTAACAAACTATAATGAAATCGTTGCTGGTTATGGATATAGATTAATGGATGAAGTTATAATTAGTATGGTTAGAAGAATTGAACTAATTTTCAATGGAATAGGCAAATTATTTAGAAGTGGCAAGGAAGAATTTATTGTATTAGTAAATATGGACGAGGATATACATAATTTGGATTCCATTATTGAATCACTAAATGAGACAATTAGTATTGGCTTTAACACTGAGGCAGGAATAATATTTATAAATATGGCAATGGGAATACTATCTATTACAAACAAGTATAATAATGTTAATAAAATGATTAATGATTTAATCCTATCAACAGATTGGGCAGAAAAAAGTGATAATGCAAATTATGTATATTATAGTGAAAGCATAAGGGAAAAGCTGAGAAAAGATGTTAAATTAGAAACTCTATTGAGAGCTGCAATTGATAATATGGAGCTAAGTCTCTTATATCAACCGCAAATTGATCCCAAAACCAACAAAATGGTAGGTGTAGAGGCTTTACTAAGGTGGGATAATGACGAACTTGGACAAATACCACCTTTTGTATTTATACCTATTGCTGAAAAAATAGGTGTTATAAATGACATAAGTAATTGGGTTATTAAGGAAGCATGTAAACAAAATAAGAAATGGCAGGAAAAAGGATTACCTAAAATCCCTGTTTCTGTGAACTTATCTCCTGTTCAATTTAAGGATAATAAAATTAGCGATGAGATTAGAGAAATATTAGAGGAATGTGAGCTGGAAGGGAAATATTTAGGCATTGAAATAACAGAAGGGACATTAGTAGAGAACAGACAGGATATAAATGAGAAGCTTTGTTCATTAAAAGCTATGGGGATTTCAATATCTATTGATGACTTTGGCACAGGGTATTCATCATTAGGATATCTTAGAGAGTTAGCATTTGATAATATTAAAATAGATAGAGAATTTATTAAAGATTATCCAGATAATGATGATGGAGTAATTGCTAAAATAATACTTAGCCTTTCTCGTGAGCTTAAGATAAACTCAGTAGCTGAAGGTGTTGAAACAAAAGAACAGCTTGACTTTATAATGAATAATGGTGGCGATTTCATTCAAGGGTATTATTATAGTCCACCAGTTTCAGCAGGAAAAATTGAAGAACTTTTGACGAAGAAAAACGAGAGCGCTTAA
- a CDS encoding TMEM165/GDT1 family protein produces the protein MVKELLKAFFFIFVAEMGDKTQILAMTFATQYRVQKVLLGVLIGSALNHGIAIALGSYLSNVIPLDNIQMAAGILFIAFGLWTLRSEDDEEKKDNKKSFGPVLTVALAFFVGELGDKTQLTAMTLATDAVHPVFILFGTVLGMLATSSLGIFVGSIIGEKVPEFGIKIASSGIFLFFGTLKLFQTVPPKYITVINIIFYFILLSVSVYLLLKPTLKSRSAGKRLPMQEAAAALYIQANEIKEAVENICLGESQCKECMEGKCLIGFTKKALKSATEEGTYILPSEWENMPNYNSKNFEQGKVIEALALTISHLIKYSYSSDENYVVSKVRQALEIIAFGEPLPFDGNIKRYYKTMKKRNERLYIRIRQRVEEIN, from the coding sequence ATGGTAAAGGAACTTTTAAAGGCCTTTTTCTTTATTTTCGTAGCAGAGATGGGAGACAAGACTCAAATATTAGCTATGACATTTGCAACACAATATAGGGTACAGAAGGTTTTACTAGGGGTGCTAATTGGGTCTGCATTAAATCATGGTATTGCCATAGCTTTAGGTTCTTATTTGTCGAATGTTATTCCGTTAGATAATATACAAATGGCCGCAGGGATATTATTTATTGCATTTGGCCTATGGACTTTGAGAAGTGAAGATGATGAAGAGAAAAAAGATAATAAAAAAAGCTTTGGTCCAGTTTTAACTGTAGCCTTAGCATTTTTTGTGGGAGAACTAGGTGATAAAACTCAGCTTACAGCCATGACATTAGCTACAGATGCAGTTCATCCCGTATTTATACTGTTTGGAACAGTGTTGGGAATGTTGGCTACAAGCAGTCTAGGGATATTTGTTGGAAGTATAATTGGAGAGAAGGTCCCTGAGTTTGGAATCAAAATTGCTTCATCTGGAATATTCTTATTTTTTGGTACTTTAAAGCTCTTTCAAACAGTTCCTCCAAAGTATATAACCGTAATCAATATTATTTTTTATTTTATACTTTTATCTGTGTCAGTTTATCTACTGTTAAAACCAACATTAAAATCAAGAAGTGCAGGAAAAAGACTTCCTATGCAGGAGGCAGCTGCTGCTCTTTATATTCAAGCAAATGAAATAAAAGAAGCTGTTGAGAATATATGTTTGGGAGAATCTCAATGTAAAGAGTGTATGGAAGGTAAGTGCCTTATTGGTTTCACAAAAAAAGCTTTGAAATCTGCTACAGAGGAAGGAACATATATATTACCATCTGAATGGGAAAACATGCCAAATTATAATTCAAAGAATTTTGAACAGGGAAAAGTAATTGAGGCCTTAGCACTAACTATATCTCATTTAATAAAGTATAGTTATAGTTCAGATGAAAATTATGTAGTGAGCAAAGTGAGACAGGCTTTGGAAATCATAGCATTTGGCGAGCCACTTCCTTTTGATGGAAATATAAAAAGATATTATAAGACTATGAAGAAAAGAAATGAAAGACTTTATATTAGAATAAGACAGAGGGTTGAAGAAATAAATTAA
- a CDS encoding peroxiredoxin, giving the protein MERIVGRPAPEFTMPAVMINGEDFGEVKLNDYKGKWLVMFFYPLDFTFVCPTEIKAYSDKFEKFKAAGAEVLAVSTDSEHSHKAWIKGDLGQLRFPLASDRTKSTARDYGVLIEEEGIALRGLFIIDPEGVVRYSVVHDLGIGRSVEETLRVLKALQAGGLCPVDWNEGDELL; this is encoded by the coding sequence ATGGAAAGAATAGTTGGAAGACCTGCACCAGAATTTACTATGCCGGCAGTAATGATTAACGGTGAAGATTTTGGAGAAGTTAAGCTAAATGACTATAAAGGCAAATGGTTAGTAATGTTTTTCTACCCACTTGATTTTACTTTTGTTTGCCCTACAGAGATAAAAGCCTATAGTGATAAGTTTGAAAAATTTAAGGCAGCAGGAGCGGAAGTGCTAGCAGTAAGTACAGATAGTGAACATTCACATAAAGCTTGGATAAAGGGAGATTTAGGTCAATTAAGATTTCCTTTAGCTTCTGATAGGACAAAGTCTACAGCTAGGGACTATGGAGTTCTTATAGAAGAAGAAGGCATAGCTTTAAGAGGGCTATTTATCATTGATCCAGAAGGGGTAGTCAGATACTCTGTGGTTCATGACCTTGGAATAGGAAGAAGCGTAGAAGAAACATTACGTGTACTAAAAGCATTGCAGGCAGGGGGACTATGTCCTGTGGACTGGAATGAAGGAGATGAACTATTATAG
- a CDS encoding RNA pseudouridine synthase, with translation MKINILFQDKSIIVVEKPPKMPCQSDKTQDEDLMSLLTKQLMEDGAEEPYLGLVHRLDRPVGGVLVLAKTKEANRVLSKQISEHKFTKEYLTVVCGIPANPHGELRDYLKKLITINMSKVVDKGTKNAKEAILQYSLMATKTTDKYGDISLLNVNLKTGRHHQIRVQLSNAGFPIWGDNKYNKIFVKKKEWTQISLWAHRVAFRHPVSNTPIDFTSFPYDEYPWSIFEIDK, from the coding sequence ATGAAAATAAATATACTTTTTCAGGATAAAAGCATAATTGTGGTTGAAAAACCACCTAAAATGCCATGTCAAAGTGACAAGACTCAAGATGAGGATTTAATGAGTTTATTAACAAAGCAATTGATGGAAGATGGTGCAGAAGAGCCCTATCTAGGACTTGTACATAGACTTGATCGCCCTGTAGGCGGAGTATTAGTTCTAGCTAAAACTAAGGAGGCAAACAGAGTATTGTCGAAGCAAATATCTGAACATAAATTTACTAAGGAATATCTTACAGTAGTCTGTGGTATTCCTGCTAATCCACATGGTGAGTTAAGAGACTATTTAAAAAAGCTTATTACTATAAATATGAGTAAGGTAGTGGATAAGGGCACAAAAAATGCAAAGGAAGCTATTTTGCAGTATAGCCTCATGGCCACAAAAACTACTGATAAATACGGTGATATTAGCCTTCTTAATGTAAACTTAAAAACAGGACGGCATCACCAAATAAGAGTTCAGCTCTCTAATGCTGGATTCCCTATATGGGGAGATAATAAGTATAATAAAATTTTTGTTAAAAAGAAAGAGTGGACTCAGATATCTCTTTGGGCACATAGAGTTGCCTTTAGACATCCTGTAAGCAACACTCCAATTGACTTTACTAGTTTTCCTTATGATGAGTATCCTTGGAGCATTTTTGAGATTGATAAATGA
- a CDS encoding PTS lactose/cellobiose transporter subunit IIA: MEFEMIIINLINHSGEARSSCMEAIHYAKIGDFHKAREKIDEANEKISLAHKTQTALIQGEAQGNKQELSLLLVHAQDHLMNALTVKDMAVEFVELYSKISEILSGGCLNA; encoded by the coding sequence ATGGAATTCGAGATGATTATAATAAACTTAATCAACCACAGTGGGGAGGCTAGAAGCTCCTGCATGGAAGCAATTCATTATGCAAAAATTGGAGATTTTCATAAGGCAAGAGAAAAAATAGATGAGGCTAACGAAAAGATTTCCTTGGCTCATAAGACTCAAACAGCTTTAATTCAAGGAGAAGCACAGGGCAATAAACAGGAGCTATCACTTTTACTGGTACATGCACAGGACCATTTAATGAATGCCCTAACTGTAAAGGATATGGCGGTGGAATTTGTTGAATTGTATTCTAAAATAAGTGAAATATTAAGTGGAGGCTGCTTAAATGCATAA
- a CDS encoding PTS sugar transporter subunit IIC: MNSFISFMERRFVPIAAKIGAQRHLVAIRDGFVAIMPLILAGSFALVFKNTLFSWIPGLEVLKGICDSVWWGTLAIMTLVVVFSVGYNLAKGYGEDGLAAGIISVGAYIATLPQSHGDAGWGYIHWGYLDAKGLFTGLIVALIATEIFVKLTKKKIIIKMPDSVPPAVGKAFAAVVPGVIALTVFGIITLLISLAGWGSLYDMIYNGIQKPLQGFSQGVGSAMFLAVLINLFWFFGLHGANILDPIMNALYLPALEANASAIQQGLAAPNAITRVFFDTYVHLGGSGATLALIIAIFIVVRKREEYKAVAKLSAPSGIFQINEPILFGLPIVLNPILFIPFLITPAVLTLVAYLATVSGLIPPTYVAIPWISPPGIGAFLATGGSLRSVLAGLLALINLGIATLIYLPFVSLAERQVRGEDKKAKA; the protein is encoded by the coding sequence ATGAATAGTTTCATTAGTTTCATGGAAAGACGATTTGTTCCTATTGCAGCTAAAATAGGTGCACAAAGACATCTTGTGGCTATTCGAGACGGTTTTGTAGCAATTATGCCTTTGATATTAGCGGGTTCATTTGCATTAGTATTTAAAAACACATTGTTTTCATGGATACCTGGTTTGGAAGTTCTAAAGGGAATATGCGACAGTGTATGGTGGGGTACACTAGCTATTATGACCTTAGTAGTTGTATTTAGTGTAGGATACAATCTAGCAAAGGGATATGGAGAAGATGGCCTTGCAGCAGGAATCATATCAGTAGGAGCATATATTGCAACTCTTCCTCAATCCCATGGAGATGCAGGCTGGGGATACATCCACTGGGGATACCTAGATGCAAAAGGATTATTTACAGGTTTAATAGTAGCTTTAATAGCAACAGAAATATTCGTGAAGCTAACAAAGAAAAAGATTATTATCAAGATGCCAGACAGTGTACCACCAGCAGTAGGAAAGGCTTTTGCGGCAGTAGTTCCTGGAGTTATTGCTTTAACAGTATTCGGTATTATTACTTTATTAATCTCCTTAGCAGGCTGGGGCAGTTTATATGATATGATATATAACGGAATTCAGAAGCCATTGCAAGGATTTAGCCAAGGTGTAGGCTCAGCCATGTTCCTAGCAGTATTGATAAATCTATTCTGGTTCTTTGGACTTCATGGAGCAAATATACTAGATCCTATAATGAACGCATTATACTTACCTGCTCTTGAAGCAAATGCAAGCGCAATTCAACAGGGTTTAGCTGCACCTAATGCTATTACTAGAGTATTTTTTGATACGTATGTGCATCTAGGAGGTTCTGGAGCAACATTAGCATTAATTATTGCCATATTTATTGTTGTGAGAAAGAGAGAGGAATACAAAGCTGTTGCTAAACTATCAGCACCATCAGGAATATTCCAAATCAATGAACCAATATTGTTCGGACTTCCAATAGTTCTTAATCCAATACTATTTATTCCATTTTTAATTACACCAGCAGTACTTACACTTGTGGCATATCTTGCAACTGTGTCAGGATTGATTCCTCCAACTTATGTTGCTATACCTTGGATATCACCACCTGGAATTGGTGCATTTTTAGCAACAGGCGGAAGCTTAAGGAGTGTGCTTGCAGGTCTTTTAGCTTTGATAAATTTGGGGATAGCTACATTAATCTACCTACCATTCGTGTCACTTGCTGAAAGGCAAGTTAGAGGAGAAGACAAAAAAGCTAAAGCATAG